A stretch of Salarias fasciatus chromosome 23, fSalaFa1.1, whole genome shotgun sequence DNA encodes these proteins:
- the LOC115381447 gene encoding glypican-1-like yields the protein MRLPVVLCVLACLCAAPGPVNGADKSCADLRQFYTGKGFTLTGVPQTEISGEHLRMCPQGPTCCTSTMEENLAGLSSQETEGLIREAGRSLQAVFNGLHRSFDTYFTELHSRSERSLQEALSPLGPLYSQNTRLYGDLYADLRQYYRGSALNLDENLSDFWSRLLERTFKTSAPTDVSLSEDYLECVAKQQETLRPFGDVPRDMRAKVIRAFVTARSFVQGLLVSAEVVRKVSQVSLSPECMKALMKLVYCPHCRGLASVKPCSNYCSNVMKGCLANQADLDSEWQNLIDTMIQVASSFSTEPSLDVVLSSIPARIYEAVRYLQENMDTFSAKVYQTCGTPGEPGTGSPAPHEPRRKSGSLTASEYKPSPTAGLRLEMQVSDLSSKLREMRQYWVQLPVALCSKLSAGSNSQDKCWNGMTKARYLPEVMGDGLAYQINNPEVELDITKPDMTIRQQIMQLKIMSNRLKNALDGNDVDFQDASDDISGSGSGMCLGGQCPRGRPGLYAYPPDNNRVRGAAAPQTGLSGLLLLVLPMTALLLQR from the exons GTGAACATCTGAGGATGTGTCCTCAGGGCCCCACCTGCTGCACCAGCACCATGGAGGAGAACCTGGCCGGTCTGAGCTCTCAAGAGACCGAGGGACTGATCAGAGAGGCTGGCAGATCACTGCAGGCTGTCTTCAATGGTCTCCACAGGAGCTTCGACA CCTACTTCACCGAGCTGCACAGTCGCTCGGAGCGctctctgcaggaggcgctctcTCCTCTCGGCCCCCTGTACTCCCAGAACACTCGGCTGTACGGGGATCTGTATGCAGACCTGCGCCAGTACTACAGGGGCTCTGCTCTCAACCTGGACGAGAACCTGTCAGACTTCTGGTCACGTCTCTTGGAGCGAACGTTCAAGACCTCGGCCCCCACAGAC GTCAGCTTATCAGAAGATTACCTCGAATGTGTTGCCAAGCAACAAGAGACGCTGCGGCCATTTGGAGAcgtccctcgggacatgagagcgAAGGTGATCCGGGCTTTTGTCACGGCCAGATCGTTTGTCCAGGGGCTGCTCGTCAGCGCTGAGGTGGTCAGGAAGGTCTctcag GTTTCTCTGAGTCCTGAATGTATGAAGGCCCTCATGAAGCTGGTGTACTGCCCCCACTGCCGAGGCCTCGCCTCGGTCAAACCCTGCTCCAACTACTGCTCCAATGTCATGAAGGGCTGCTTGGCAAACCAGGCGGACCTGGACTCCGAGTGGCAGAACCTCATCG ATACGATGATCCAGGTGGCGTCAAGTTTCAGCACAGAGCCCAGTCTTGACGtggttctctcctccatcccGGCCCGAATCTACGAGGCTGTGCGCTACCTGCAGGAAAACATGGACACATTCTCAGCGAAG GTGTATCAGACATGTGGGACTCCAGGTGAACCTGGAACAGGAAGTCCTGCACCACATGAGCCTCGGAGGAAAAGTGGCTCTCTGACTGCGTCAGAGTACAAACCTTCCCCGACTGCTGGACTCAGACTGGAAATGCAG gtatCTGATCTCTCCAGTAAGCTGAGGGAGATGCGTCAGTACTGGGTGCAGCTCCCTGTGGCTCTTTGCAGCAAACTGTCAGCAGGAAGCAACAGTCAAGATAAATGCTGGAACGGTATGACCAAGGCAAG GTACCTTCCAGAAGTGATGGGTGATGGTCTGGCCTATCAGATCAACAACCCTGAAGTGGAGCTCGACATCACGAAGCCAGACATGACGATCCGGCAGCAGATCATGCAGCTGAAAATCATGAGCAACAGGCTGAAAAATGCACTGGATGGCAACGACGTGGACTTTCAGGATGCAA GTGATGATATAAGTGGCTCAGGAAGTGGGATGTGCTTAGGCGGTCAGTGTCCCAGAGGCAGGCCGGGATTGTACGCCTACCCGCCAGACAACAACCGGGTCAGAGGGGCAGCCGCGCCGCAGACAGGCCTGAGtggcctcctgctcctcgtgCTCCCGATGACCGCCTTGCTGCTTCAGCGATGA